In Kwoniella newhampshirensis strain CBS 13917 chromosome 4, whole genome shotgun sequence, one DNA window encodes the following:
- a CDS encoding vacuolar-sorting protein SNF7, which yields MSGWMSYFTGKKDTRESARDAIVGLRQNLLMLEKKEEFLQKKIDEEMKKAKANATTNKRLAMNALRQKKAHENELDRIAGQRLTLETQVNAIESANLNAETMAAMKKGADALKGIHSNLTAEGVDATMDKIREQMDLTNEISDAISNPVGMGIVLDEDDLKDELEALEQEQLDDRLAGADRVPSHLPASPVGQTTGRAPVQEEEDDEEAQLRQLQAELAM from the exons ATGTCAGGTTGGATGTCCTATTTCacagggaagaaggatacTCGAGAATCCGCCCGAGATGCCATCGTGGGACTGCGTCAGAATTTGTTGAtgctggagaagaaggaggagttcttgcagaagaagatcgacgaggaaatgaagaaggcgaaagCAAATGCTACGACTAATAAGCGAT TGGCCATGAACGCACTCAGACAGAAGAAGGCACACGAAAACGAGTTGGATAGAATCGCAGGTCAAAGATTGACATTGGAGACACAG GTCAACGCCATTGAATCTGCGAACCTGAACGCGGAGACTATGGCAGCTATGAAGAAGGGTGCAGATGCTCTCAAGGGTATCCACAGCAACCT CACTGCCGAAGGCGTCGACGCTACCATGGATAAGATCAGGGAACAAATGGACCTCACGAACGAGATTTCAGATGCGATCTCAAACCCGGTAGGAATGGGTATCGTTTTGGACGAG GACGACCTCAAAGACGAGCTCGAAGCGCTCGAGCAAGAACAATTGGACGACCGACTCGCTGGAGCAGACCGTGTACCGAGCCATCTTCCTGCATCACCAGTCGGACAAACGACAGGTC GGGCACCGGTacaagaggaggaagacgacgaagaagctcaaCTCCGACAGCTCCAAGCGGAGCTTGCCATGTAG
- a CDS encoding peptidyl-prolyl cis-trans isomerase-like 1 — protein sequence MAAATYVTFDTSVGSFTVELYNAHAPKTTNNFSKLAERGYYNGVIFHRIIPGFMIQGGDPTGTGRGGTSVYGDKFADEIHPELRFVGAGILAMANSGPNTNGSQFFITCAPTPFLDGKHTIFGRVSSGMKTIQRLEAVRTDNNDRPVEEIKIHKARLGDAAVGSGMVVGTPAL from the exons ATGGCCGCCGCAACATACGTCACGTTCGACACCTCGGTCGGATCGTTCACCGTCGAACTGTACAATGCTCATGCGCCAAAG ACGACGAATAACTTTTCAAAACTTGCTGAGAGAGGGTACTATAATGGAGTCATCTTTCATCGGATCATCCCT GGCTTCATGATCCAAGGCGGTGATCCTACAGGGACAGGTCGTGGTGGAACTTCGGTATACGGGGACAAGTTCGCCGACGAGATACATCCCGAATTGAGGTTTGTCGGTGCGGGGATATTAGCGATGGCGAATAGTGGACCTAATACCAATG GATCACAATTCTTTATCACTTGC GCCCCGACTCCCTTCCTCGATGGGAAGCACACAATATTCGGTCGTGTCTCATCAGGGATGAAGACCATCCAACGACTAGAAGCCGTACGAACAGATAACAACGATAGACCAGtagaggagatcaagatACATAAAGCCAGATTGGGAGATGCGGCAGTGGGTAGCGGCATGGTAGTGGGGACACCGGCATTGTAA